In Deltaproteobacteria bacterium, the DNA window GTCCCACGTGCCGGGCGCTTGCGAGCTGCCGCCATTGCCGCCGGTGATGAACAAGCAACTCCCGACCACGACCGCGGCCGGGCTCGAGCGCTGCTCGGAGAGCGCCCCCGAGATTGCGAAGGATCCCAGAACGCCACTCGCGTCGACGAGGGCAGATTCGAGATCGGCACGCGCGGCGAAGGTCGCGTCGAGCCCGCCAGCGACATAGACGACCGTTCCAGCAGACGTGCTCGCCGTGGCGCCCGATGCGAAGGTGCGCGGCACCGCAAGCGTCGTCGCAGCGACGTAGCTGCTCCCGAAATCTCCACCTGGCGCGAGCTCAATCTCGCTCGAAGGGTTTTGGCCGCCGGAGCCATCCGCGACGCTCCCGCCGATGCTCCAGATTCCTGCGGCCGTGGCGACCATCACGTGCGCAAAGCGCGGATGAAGCAGGCTGGCGGTCGTTGGAAATGCACAACTGTCGAGCGTGTCCACGGGGCAGGTCTTCACGTCGCCGTAGGTGGGCTCGCCCGACGGAATCGAGGCGTACGTCGCGCCCAGACCGCCGGCGAGGACCACGTTGCCGTCCGCGACCACGCTCGCGCTGAAGTTCCGCGCTGGCGCGATCGAGGCCGCCACGTCCGCGAATCCAGAGCCGGCGCTGCCCGAGCTGCTGCTCGACGACGTCGTCGAGGAGCTGGTCGAACCCGTGGTGCCGGAGCTGCTCGTCGCGGTTGATGACGTTGAGCTGCTCGAGCTCGTCGCGGTCGATGACGATGAGCTGGTCGCGCCCGTCGCGGTGGAGCTGCTGCTGCTCGTGCTCGCCGCGGTCGACGCCCCCTGGGTTCCCCCACCCGATGAGGCCGCCGTGTTTCCGAGGTCCGTCTCGGTGGTCGTCGAGAGGCAGCCCGAGACCGCGAGCAAGATCACCATCGCGGTGTTCCGGAGTTTCATCGTGTCCCTCGGTAGCTCGGAGATGAGCCTAGCAGCTCACGGCGATCGTCTGGCGCCGTCAAATTGAGTGCGTCGGGTCGCCATCGGGCTTCAAAGTTTCGCGCGACCGTCGACAACAAGGGCGTTCCGAGAAGCACACCCCAGCCTTGAGGTCGTCAAAGTGGCGCTACGTCCGCCGCGCTCTGGGCACGTCACCCGGCGTCGTCACATACACGCGCTCTCCCGGCACGAGCGCCAACAGCACCACCACCACGCCGCAGACCACGTGGTTGATCGCCGTCGCGCGCGAGATGGTGTGCACGAAGAGCGTGGTCACCGCGAGCCACGCGCCGGTCAGGCCTGTCGCGAACCGCATGGTGGGATTCATCAGCGACCACACGGCGAACAGGAAGATCAGCACCCCGCTGCCCCACGCGCCCGCCTGCTCATTGGTCGAGTGCGGCCAGAGGAACGCCGAGAGAAAGAGCCAGCAGCCCATCGCCATGTTGGCGTAGCGCGCCCAGGCACCCTTCGGGCCGAATCGACGTGCAAGGCTGGTCGTCGCGGTGGCCATCTCGCCGAGAATCAAGAGGCTCCGGCGTGCGCGCGCAAGCTCCGAGCAGCCGTGCGGCCGCGCTTCGCCGTACGGGCGCTCCCCGCGCCGCCTGCCTCTTTTCGCTCGGCGCTGGCGCCCACAGCGTGAGCCCAGAGGAGCGCCCAGCGGCCATGGCCACGCGCATCAACGGCGTCATCGTGGGGCTTTGGATCTTCATCTCTGCGTTCCTCTGGCGCCACACGCCCGAGGAGTTCGCGCTCACCTGGGTCTGCGGCACCCTGGCCGCGCTCCTCGCGGCGGCGGCCATCTTTCAGCCGCTGGTGCGGCACCTCAACACCGTGGTGGCCCTCGTGCTCTTCGTGGGCACGATGGTCTTTCGAATCGAGTCGGAAGCCACGTTCTGGAGCAACCTCGTCTCCGCCGTGGCGCTCGCCTTCATCTCCCAGATGCCTTCCGAGGAGGTCGCCGGGCCGCCCAGCCAGCCACTGCACCACACCTGACAGGATCTAGGTTGAACGTATGGACTCACGCTTTCTCATGACGCTGGACGTGGTGCTCGAGGGCTCGCAGAAGATCGGCGCCGTCCCGCTCGGCACGCGCGCCACCGCGCCCATCGTGAGCGGCTTCTTCGAGGGGCCTCGCCTCCGCGGGAGGGTGCTCCCCGGCGGCGGCGACTGGACGCTCCTCCGCCCCGACGGCGTCCTGGAGCTCGATCTCCGCATCACCCTCCGCACCGACGACGGCGCGCTCGTCCACATGGCCTCGTTCGGCCTCCGCCACGGACCGCCCGGGGTGATCGCCGCCCTCGGGCGCGGCGAACGCGTCGACTCCA includes these proteins:
- a CDS encoding SPW repeat protein, which produces MATATTSLARRFGPKGAWARYANMAMGCWLFLSAFLWPHSTNEQAGAWGSGVLIFLFAVWSLMNPTMRFATGLTGAWLAVTTLFVHTISRATAINHVVCGVVVVLLALVPGERVYVTTPGDVPRARRT
- a CDS encoding DUF3237 domain-containing protein — encoded protein: MDSRFLMTLDVVLEGSQKIGAVPLGTRATAPIVSGFFEGPRLRGRVLPGGGDWTLLRPDGVLELDLRITLRTDDGALVHMASFGLRHGPPGVIAALGRGERVDSNSYYFRTTVRFETSAPQYVFMNRILAVATGDRRAQGPLYVINELL